Proteins from a genomic interval of Arvicola amphibius chromosome 14, mArvAmp1.2, whole genome shotgun sequence:
- the Msh4 gene encoding LOW QUALITY PROTEIN: mutS protein homolog 4 (The sequence of the model RefSeq protein was modified relative to this genomic sequence to represent the inferred CDS: inserted 3 bases in 3 codons; deleted 3 bases in 2 codons; substituted 1 base at 1 genomic stop codon) — protein sequence MASIDLKSPQVILSQFADNTTYAKVITKLKVLSPLEIIMSNTACIVGNSTKLFTLVTENFKNVNFTTVQRKYFNETKGLEYIEQLCIAEFSSVLMEVQSRYYCLAAAAALLKYVEFIQNSVYAPKSLKIYFQGSEQTAMIDSSSAQNLELLVNNQDYRNNHTLFGVLNYTKTAGGSRRLRSTILEPLVDVETINMRLDCVQELLQDEELFFGLQSVISRFLDTEQLLSVLVQIPKQDTVSAAESKITNLIYLKHTLELVDPLKATLKNCSTPLLRAYYGSLEDNRFGLILDKISTVINDDARYTKGCLNMRTQKCYAVRSNISEFLDIARRTYTEIVDDIAGMISQLAEKYGLPLRTSFSSARGFFIQMTTDCAALSSDQLPSEFIKISKMKNSYSXTSADLIKSEERCQESLREIYHMTYMIVCKLLSEIYEYIHCCTSSLYYCVACWNMLLSFAHACTLSDYGDRPEFTDTLAIXQGWHPILEKISAEKPVANNTYITEGSNVLIITGSEYERKTTYLKQIALCQIMAQIGSYVPAEYASFRIAEQIFTRISTDDDIETNSXTFMKEMKKVAYILHNANDKSLILIDELGRGTNTEEGIGISYAVCEHLPEQKVCFMFXAFTLFTTHFLELCHIDALYLNVENMHFEVQHVKNTSRNKDAILYTYKLSRGLTEEKNYGLKAAEASSLPPSIVLDAREITTQITKQILQNQRSSPEMDRWRVVYHLATRLVQAARNSQLEPDRLRTYLSNLKKKYEEDQTRAADFPEGTEE from the exons ATGGCGAGCATCGACTTGAAGAGCCCACAGGTCATCTTGTCGCAGTTCGCAGACAACACAACGTATGCAAAG GTGATCACTAAGCTCAAAGTTTTATCACCTTTGGAAATAATAATGTCAAATACTGCTTGTATTGTGGGAAATTCAACCAAGTTGTTTACGCTGGTCACAGAAAATTTCAAG AACGTTAATTTCACTACAGTCCAAAGGAAATACTTCAATGAAACAAAGGGCTTAGAGTACATCGAACAGTTGTGCATCGCCGAGTTCAGCTCTGTCCTGATGGAGGTTCAGTCTAG GTATTATTGCCTCGCAGCTGCTGCAGCCTTATTAAAATATGTTGAATTCATTCAAAATTCAGTTTATGCACCAAAATCACTGAAGATTTATTTCCAAGGTAGTGAACAGACAGCCATGATAGATTCATCATCAGCCCAGAACCTTGAATTGCTTGTTAATAACCAGGATTACAG GAACAATCACACTCTCTTTGGTGTTCTAAATTACACGAAGACGGCAGGAGGGAGCAGAAGGCTGCGCTCTACCATCCTGGAGCCCCTGGTTGATGTGGAGACCATCAACATGAGGTTGGACTGTGTCCAGGAGCTGCTTCAGGATGAGGAGCTCTTTTTTGGGCTCCAGTCAG TCATCTCAAGATTCCTGGATACGGAGCAGCTGCTTTCTGTTTTAGTTCAAATCCCAAAGCAAGACACG GTTAGTGCAGCTGAATCAAAGATAACAAATTTGATCTACCTGAAGCATACTTTGGAACTTGTGGATCCTTTAAAG GCCACCTTGAAGAACTGCAGCACACCCTTGCTAAGAGCTTACTATGGCTCCTTGGAAGATAACAG GTTTGGACTAATCCTTGACAAGATTAGCACAGTGATAAACGATGACGCACGGTACACGAAAGGCTGCCTGAACATGCGCACTCAGAAGTGCTATGCAGTGCGCTCCAACATCAGCGAGTTCCTAGACATAGCTCGGAGGACATACACAGAGATAGTGGATGACATAGCAG GAATGATATCACAGCTTGCAGAGAAGTACGGCCTTCCATTGCGGACCAGCTTCAGCTCTGCTCGGGGCTTTTTCATCCAGATGACTACAGACTGTGCTGCGCTCTCAAGCGACCAGCTTCCCTCAGAGTTTATTAAG atttctaaaatgaaaaactCATACA TTACATCAGCAGATTTAATTAAAAGTGAAGAAAGATGCCAGGAGTCTTTGCGAGAAATCTATCACATGACTTACAT GATAGTGTGCAAGCTGCTTAGTGAGATTTATGAGTATATTCATTGCTGTACAAGCTCT CTTTACTACTGTGTCGCATGCTGGAATATGCTGCTGTCTTTTGCTCACGCCTGTACTCTTTCTGACTACGGTGA TCGACCAGAGTTTACTGACACTTTAGCAA AACAAGGATGGCATCCCATTCTTGAAAAAATatctgcagagaaacctgttGCAAACAATACGTATATTACAGAAGGGAGTAATGTTCTGATCATAACTGGATCCGAATATGAGCGGAAA ACCACGTACTTAAAACAGATTGCACTTTGTCAGATCATGGCCCAGATTG GCTCCTACGTTCCAGCAGAATACGCCTCCTTTAGAATTGCTGAGCAGATCTTTACGAGAATCAGCACTGATGATGATATTGAAACAAATT TCACAtttatgaaagaaatgaagaag GTAGCGTATATTCTGCATAATGCTAATGATAAGTCACTCATATTAATTGATGAGCTTGGCAGAGGAACTAatacagaagaaggcattggaatCTCTTACGCAGTCTGTGAGCATCTGCCTGAGCAAAAAG TCTGCTTTATGTTCTAGGCATTCACGCTCTTCACAACCCACTTCCTGGAGCTGTGTCACATAGACGCCCTGTATCTGAATGTAGAAAACATGCATTTTGAAGTTCAGCATGTAAAGAATACCTCAAGAAATAAAGATGCAATTTTGTATACGTACAAACTTTCCAGGGGactcacagaagaaaagaactaTG GATTAAAAGCTGCAGAGGCCTCCTCACTTCCACCATCGATTGTTTTGGATGCCAGAGAGATCACAACACAAATTACAAAGCA